ATATCAGGGAGAAGCATGATAGCAGTGATTAACTACGGTGCCGGCAACCTGCCCAATGTGGTACGGGCACTACAACGGGTCGGCGCTACACTCACCGTAACCGATAACCCAGAGGTGATCCGTTCTGCGCAAGCGGTCGTTCTGCCCGGTGTTGGCGCGACCGCTGATACCATGGCCAGTCTGCGCCACCTGGGGATTGCAGAGGTCTTACCGGCAGTTATCGCTGCCAGTACACCGTTTCTGGGTATTTGCGTCGGGATGCAGGTCTTGCTGAGTGAAAGTGAAGAGTTTGGTCTCCACTCGTGTCTCGACATCATCCCCGGCACAGTACGCCGTCTTCCCGAACACGCCGGCAAGATACCGCAGATCGGCTGGAATCAGCTTCAGATCAGCCCGACATTCCGCAACCATCCACTCTTTGCCGATATTCCTGATGGAGCCGATGTCTATTTCGTGCATTCGTATTACTGTGCGGTAGCTGATGAGGCGATCATCGCGGCCCGCACCGACTACGGCATCCCCTTTCCGAGCGTCATTATTCGCGACCACTTGGCGGCAGTACAGTTCCATCCCGAAAAGAGTGGCGACTATGGCTTGCGCCTGCTGGCCAATTTCGTGCGCTGGAGCGAGGCCGTCCAGCCAAAAGGAGTGTGACAATGGAGATTATTCCGGCAATTGATATAAAAGATGGTCGCTGCGTCCGCTTGTATCAAGGCGATTTTGCCCAAATGACGGTCTACGCCGACGATCCGGTTGCGGTGGCCCGAAGCTGGGAAGCGCAAGGCGCCACCAGACTGCACCTGGTCGATCTCGACGGTGCCCGTGCCGGACACCCGCAGAATGTCGACGCCATTCTTGCTATCACACAGGCGGTGCAGATTCCAGTGCAGTTAGGCGGTGGTTTGCGCCGAGAGCAGGATGTTGAGTCGGCATTAGCCCTCGGCGTCGAGCGCGTTATCATCGGTACGGCGGCTATTGCCGAAACAGACCTGGTTGCCCGCCTACTCGACCGCTTCGGCGAGCAGATCGTGATCGGGATCGATGCCCGCAACGGCCTGGTAGCTACCGATGGCTGGACAGTAACCTCTTCGGTCAAAGCAACCGTGCTGGCTGAACAGATGGCAAACCTCGGTGCCCGACGCATCATCTACACCGACATCAGTCGTGATGGCGCACTCAGTGGGCCGAACTTTGCAGCCTTAAGCGAATTGATCACACCGCACGGCCCGGCGATCATCGCCAGCGGCGGGATTGCCAGTATCGACCACGTGCGCCAGCTTGCCCAGCTCGGCGTTGAAGGAGCGATTATCGGCAAGGCATTGTACGTTGGTGCAGTAAAACTGGCTGAAGCGATGGCCGTTGCCCACATGACTAATGTATAGCTACCGGGTGGGCATGCCAGAGCGATGGCAAGCTGTTTA
This genomic window from Chloroflexus aurantiacus J-10-fl contains:
- the hisH gene encoding imidazole glycerol phosphate synthase subunit HisH, which codes for MIAVINYGAGNLPNVVRALQRVGATLTVTDNPEVIRSAQAVVLPGVGATADTMASLRHLGIAEVLPAVIAASTPFLGICVGMQVLLSESEEFGLHSCLDIIPGTVRRLPEHAGKIPQIGWNQLQISPTFRNHPLFADIPDGADVYFVHSYYCAVADEAIIAARTDYGIPFPSVIIRDHLAAVQFHPEKSGDYGLRLLANFVRWSEAVQPKGV
- the hisA gene encoding 1-(5-phosphoribosyl)-5-[(5-phosphoribosylamino)methylideneamino]imidazole-4-carboxamide isomerase, with amino-acid sequence MEIIPAIDIKDGRCVRLYQGDFAQMTVYADDPVAVARSWEAQGATRLHLVDLDGARAGHPQNVDAILAITQAVQIPVQLGGGLRREQDVESALALGVERVIIGTAAIAETDLVARLLDRFGEQIVIGIDARNGLVATDGWTVTSSVKATVLAEQMANLGARRIIYTDISRDGALSGPNFAALSELITPHGPAIIASGGIASIDHVRQLAQLGVEGAIIGKALYVGAVKLAEAMAVAHMTNV